The window GCCGATATATCAGTTTTATTTCAGTTCCGGACAGATGTTTGCGATAAACAGCCGTGCCGACAGTTTCCATGAAAAATTTTTCGCAGTGTTTGCAATAGTATCTCTGGTGTCCGGTCTTATATTTCCCACGTTTTATTACGGCTTTTCCTTCCTCCTTAAGATAATATTCACATTCAGGATTTGGACACACAACTTCATCTGTTTTTCTGGTAATACAATTTCCCTCCCTTAGTCCCGATTTAAATGTCTGGTCTATTCCATTACAAATAGAATTTCTCAAAAATGCCCAAAAATTACTGATTTAAATATATTAAAATGGCTTTTCCTCCAGCCGTGGAGTAATACGCACATTCCATATTTGGACAAATAATTTAGTGTGATTTGCCAACTGTGGTAATTTACTTAGTATGTCTTGGCTTTATTAGTATATTTACTTTACTCATTGTGATGTCTACCAGAAATATATTTCTATAAAATAAGTCAAAGAACATCTCGAAAAAAAGTAAAAGTTATATAAAAATATTTACAATGAAGTGGTGTGGAAATCTATAGATCCTAAATTTGACAGATTTCTATAACTAAGACAGTGCAAAGTTACAAGAAACGCCTTGTTGAGATACAATCTAATTTGAAAAAATGAAAATTCATAACTAACATCGAAATCTGTATAAAATTTTAAATTGTATCTACAATTTTGATAGTATCCACTAATCTCAGAGAATAATCTCCTTGATTTTAAGCCAAAATGAGTTTGACAGATAACATCAATATAAAAA is drawn from Methanosarcina lacustris Z-7289 and contains these coding sequences:
- a CDS encoding IS1/IS1595 family N-terminal zinc-binding domain-containing protein: MRNSICNGIDQTFKSGLREGNCITRKTDEVVCPNPECEYYLKEEGKAVIKRGKYKTGHQRYYCKHCEKFFMETVGTAVYRKHLSGTEIKLIYRLFLEKNGIRSIERITGHHRDTVSNLLKGTVKNKKTEEYLVKQIGMTTDECEKLWALLEKKRNTSRKSP